One Psychrilyobacter piezotolerans DNA window includes the following coding sequences:
- a CDS encoding NERD domain-containing protein: MLKDFGNNMAIMYPQNIDIYSPTKSERIIYNVLEKGLSDSYQIFYSVKWYSIENGVRQNSECDFLIFNPSYGYLCMEVKGGEQIHVENNEWKLKLKNGTRNLRESPYSQAEKSMYFFKKYYEDECLEFYQGIFGYVVSFPLYTIDGSLATNAPKNLTIDMKDLKDISKKVKEVFSYWRGVRKNKSFFSESQKEKFLNCIKKRISLSIAAGSLIEHQENQFKLLNEQQGEFLSFIREYKKVYICGGAGTGKSWLSYKKWFLEKQKQKEAAVVIPDEILKEFYKKINSDIQVFTYSELIIINRNFDSLIVDEGQDFSKEMSNKVISFLKNKESILYVFLDLNQNVKSIEWDNNFSIIYPPFYLKRNVRNTSRILEWTKEKTELLIDSFPMSVQGIYPEKIFAKTKYNLVKNLEKIINNLYKEGVDINSIVILSDKDYKQSKLSEISEISKWKISQEVKLNNLRFSTIKKFKGLESNVVIFLNHFEATDIELYIAYTRAKFYLYEIIVE; encoded by the coding sequence ATGTTAAAGGATTTTGGGAATAATATGGCGATTATGTACCCCCAAAATATAGACATATATAGTCCGACAAAATCAGAAAGAATAATTTATAATGTTCTTGAAAAAGGGCTTTCAGATAGTTATCAAATTTTTTATTCTGTTAAATGGTACTCTATTGAAAATGGAGTTAGACAAAATAGTGAATGTGATTTTTTAATATTTAATCCAAGTTATGGTTACTTATGTATGGAAGTCAAAGGTGGAGAGCAAATACATGTAGAAAATAATGAGTGGAAATTAAAATTAAAAAATGGCACTAGAAATTTAAGAGAAAGTCCATATTCACAAGCTGAAAAAAGTATGTATTTTTTTAAAAAATATTATGAAGATGAATGCTTAGAATTTTATCAAGGAATATTTGGTTATGTCGTATCATTTCCACTTTATACAATAGATGGTAGTTTAGCAACTAATGCTCCTAAAAATTTGACGATAGACATGAAAGACTTAAAAGATATATCAAAAAAAGTAAAAGAGGTTTTTTCATATTGGAGAGGAGTTAGAAAAAATAAAAGTTTCTTTTCAGAAAGTCAGAAAGAAAAATTCTTAAATTGCATAAAGAAAAGAATATCTTTATCTATTGCTGCAGGATCCTTGATTGAACATCAGGAAAATCAATTTAAACTTTTAAACGAACAACAAGGAGAATTTTTAAGTTTTATAAGAGAGTATAAAAAAGTTTATATTTGTGGAGGAGCGGGAACTGGTAAAAGTTGGTTGTCTTATAAAAAATGGTTTTTGGAAAAACAAAAGCAGAAAGAGGCTGCAGTAGTAATTCCAGATGAAATTTTAAAAGAATTTTATAAGAAAATAAACAGCGATATCCAAGTTTTTACATATTCAGAGTTAATTATAATAAATCGAAATTTTGATTCTTTAATCGTAGATGAAGGTCAAGACTTTAGTAAAGAGATGAGTAACAAAGTTATCAGCTTTCTAAAAAATAAAGAATCTATTCTTTATGTTTTTTTGGATTTAAATCAAAACGTTAAAAGTATAGAATGGGATAATAATTTTTCTATTATTTATCCACCCTTTTATCTTAAAAGAAATGTTCGTAACACTTCAAGGATTTTGGAATGGACGAAGGAAAAAACTGAATTACTCATCGACTCTTTTCCAATGAGTGTCCAAGGTATTTATCCAGAAAAAATATTCGCTAAAACAAAATATAATCTTGTTAAAAATCTTGAGAAGATTATAAATAATTTATACAAAGAAGGAGTGGATATTAACTCCATTGTAATTTTATCTGATAAAGATTATAAGCAATCTAAATTAAGTGAAATATCAGAGATTTCTAAATGGAAAATATCACAAGAAGTAAAATTAAATAACTTAAGATTTAGTACAATAAAGAAATTTAAAGGTTTAGAATCTAATGTTGTAATTTTTTTAAATCATTTTGAAGCAACTGACATTGAATTATATATTGCTTATACAAGAGCTAAATTTTATTTATATGAGATAATTGTAGAATAA
- a CDS encoding TM2 domain-containing protein, whose protein sequence is MKKEDYDIHWIITFALCFVAGGLGVHRFYNGKYKTGLLMLYLTDLLPIATPLILLDLALILTGVFKIER, encoded by the coding sequence ATAAAAAAAGAAGATTATGATATTCACTGGATCATAACATTTGCCCTATGTTTTGTAGCCGGTGGTCTAGGAGTACATAGGTTCTATAATGGTAAATACAAAACAGGATTATTGATGCTGTATCTAACTGACTTACTTCCTATAGCAACTCCATTGATACTTCTGGATCTGGCATTAATTTTAACAGGTGTTTTCAAAATAGAGAGATAA